The window AATTTTTACATGGGACATCCTTCACCACGAATAAAAAAAGATCAAAATAAAATAACTTTTGATTTTCTCAACTCTGAGATTCAGGAAAATTATTGTCCGCCAATTTTGGCAGATTACTTAACTGTTGATAAAGAAAAACTTGAGATAGCAATTCAAGAAGCCAAAAAGAAATTAGATATTTTTGCTAAAAAACTTATTAAAATAAATGAATCTTAAAATTTAAACATTCCAAATATTGAAAAAATACTTGTTTATGGAAGTGCATAAAGTTGTACATTATTAAAATTAATAATTCTCTATTTAAGGAATTTTATTTATCTTGTTCCTTTAAAATTTCAAAATGAAAAAAGTAGCGTTTATCATCATTCTATCAATAACAAGCTTTGTGCAAGGGCAAACCAACCGTTTTTTCTACGAGGCAAAATTTAAAGAAGATTCCACACAAACTGAACATCAGAAAGTTTTTATGGTTTTGGATATTAATCCTGATGAAACAAAATATTATGATAATACTTTTCTTGAAAAAGATTCTATCAATAAAGCAAATGGTTCACAAAATACCAATTGGACAAGCCAAATTCCTGTAACCAGAAAGAAAAATTCAAATAAAAATATCAATTATACTTTTATAGACGACCAGCTTTATTCTTATCCTACCGAAGATTTGATACAATGGAAATTGTCTGATAAAACTAAAAAATATTTACACTTTGACCTTCAGCAAGCAACCGCAAATTTTGGAGGCAGAAAATGGACAGCTTGGTTTACAAAAGAGATCCCACTTTCAGAAGGTCCTTATAAATTCACAGGATTACCGGGTCTTATTGTTTTGTTGGAAGACGATCTCAACCAATATGGTTTTGCTCTTGTTAAAAGCAAGAAGTTAGAAAAGACATACGATACATCAAACTTTTTGGAAGCTCGTTATGGAAACAAACCGCTGCCCATAAGTGAGAAAATGTATCTAAAAAAAGCTCTTGAATATTATAACGATCCTTTGCAGGAAATAAGAACAGATATGAAAAACGGAACCGTAAAAAGCTATGAAGACGGAGGAAAACATTACACCAAACCTGAAGAATTAGTACCTTTGATCCGAGAAGAGCAGGAATATATCCGCCAAAATAATAACCCTATTGAGCTTAATAAAGCGATAAAATATCCTGTGAAATAACAACTATGGAAATTTCGGCTTACATTTTTTTCATATTTGGTTTAGCCAATCTGTTTTATTTTCTATTTTCTAACGGAAAGGAAATTAAAAGAAAATTTTGGCTGATTGTAACTGTATTTTGTGCTATTAGTTTGATAACAGCCGTTTTTCTAAGCCTCATTTCGTCTGATTCTTTAGTTGATAACGTTTTAGATTTTTTTATTTTCATTATTTCTTCAATTGTTGTAACAATCGCTGTACTACTCTATCACCTGAAATTACATATGATTTTAAATGAATCTTCATTTTTTTCAAAAAATTATATTATTTATGTTCTAAGTTTCAGCTTTTTTTCTTTCTTCATCAACTTTTTATTTTTTATTTTTCTTTATATAACTGCTTCTCTTATCTTCGGTATCGAATAATTTTAGATTCCACAAAAGAAAAAACATGCAACCAACCTTCTTCCCAACACCACAAGATTTCAGAGACTGGCTCGATAAAAATCATAAAACCGAACAAGAATTACTGGTCGGTTTCTATAAAGTCGGAACCAAAAAGCCATCAATAACATGGTCTGAATCTGTAGATCAGGCTTTGTGTTTTGGCTGGATTGACGGCGTGAGAAAATCGATTGATGAAGAAAGCTACAGCATCCGATTTACACCAAGAAAGCCGACAAGTATTTGGAGTGTTGTAAATATTAAAAAAATAGAAGAGCTTACCAAAGCAGGATTGATGCAGGAAGCTGGTTTGGAAGCATTCAAGCTTAGAAAAGAAGAAAAATCCGGGATATACTCTCACGAAAAAGAACCTGCAAAACTTACTTCAGAATACGAAAATCAGTTTAGAGCCAATAAAAAAGCGTGGGAGTTTTTTGAAAAACAAGCTCCGTCTTACAAAAAAGTGATGATTCACTGGATTATGAGTGCCAAACAGAAAAAAACACAACTTTCCCGATTAGAAAAAGTTATTTCTGAAAGCGAAAACGAAAGAAGAATCTCTTGAAATTCTCAATTCAGATTAAGTGAAATTTTATTATTTTTGAAATCCAAGTCAAAATAATATGAAGAAAATTATTGCATTTTCATTCTTGATTTATTCTATTTCTTGCAGTCAAAGTCCGGAAAAAAATAAAGATAAAAAAGCTCAACGGAAAAAGGAAATTCAGCAAATAGCTGTAGAAAAAGATACTTTACAACGAGACACCATTGAATTTGTTTCCTACAATGACGATTTTGATTATTCGCAGCTCAACGGTAAAAAAGGGAAAGAAGAAATCAGTTATATCAATGATCAAAATAACGACCGCAGTTTTCTGAGAGGTGATTTAATTGCCATTGAATATAAAAACGATTCGATTTACATTGCCGGAGACGGAGAAACACCTCAAAATGCAGAATGGATTGTTTCAGCAAAAAAGATAAAAGACGGAAAAGTTTCAAAATTCAGAAAAGGATATAATCTGCCAATTAAATATCATTACTCAAGAGAAAATGAAATTTCCAGCAGCTATTTAGATCATTTACATCAACTTGCAGAATATTACATTGCCAATTCAAAGAACGATTTGATAAAACTATTCGTTAAAAACAAAGATGCTCTCGCCTATTCTGTTGAAAAGCAAATTAAAGAGAATAAAGAATATTATGTTTTGGGGATTTATACCGAATCTGAGCACAAAATCAATACTTTTCAATGGCTATATATCGATCCTGAAACCGATACAATCTATGAATACGATTTACCGAACGACAAACTGATTAAATTTCCATAGTTTTAAACTTAAAAAATCTAAACACCATGCCACAAAAAAAACAATTATCTGAAAAAGAAACCATAGAACTTCTTGATGTTCTGCAACAACGTTTTGAAAAAAACAAAAGCCGTCATGAAAATCTGGACTGGACAAAGATTGAGGCGAAATTAAATTCTAATCCATCAAAATTATGGTCACTTTATCAAATGGAAAACTCTGGTGGAGAACCCGATGTTGTAGATTATGATGAAAAAAATGACGAATATATTTTCTTCGACTGTTCGGCGGAAAGTCCAAAAGGAAGAAGAAGTTTTTGCTACGACCGCGAAGCTTTGGACGCCCGAAAAGAACATAAGCCACAAAATGATGTCATTACAGCTGCCAAAGAAATGGGTGTAGAACTACTTTCTGAGGAGCAATACCGTTATTTACAAAGCTTAGGAAAATTTGATCTGAAAACCTCAAGCTGGATAAAAACACCGAAAGACATCAGAGAATTGGGAGGCGCTTTATTTTGTGACCGTCGTTACAACACGGTTTTTGTCTATCACAACGGAGCCGAGTCTTATTATGCAGCAAGAGCTTTTAGAGGGGTTTTGAAGGTTTAGTATTGTTGTAAAGTTCGTCAATTAGAATATTATTACTAGCAAGTTAAAAAAATATCGCATAAAAAATGACCGAAAATTTTCAAATAAAATCTTTACACAAATTCATAACGGAAAATAGGGATGTTGATAGCGACTATTGGTATTTTAGCGGGAATATTGATATTATTAAAATTTTCAAAAACTTCACCCATAACGATTTAAAAGATCTTGAAAAAGAATATGTTAAATGGGATATTGAATATGTAGAAATCTTAATTGATTGTTTTATTTATGGGTATTTTGATGAAATAACGTTTAGTAAACAAAGTTATTTTTTAACATTTTTATTGGCTAATCTTAAAAATGAAGACGAAAGATTAAATATACTAGAAAATGCTTCCGATGTAATATTAAAAGGAAATTCAAAACCAACTGAACTTTTAAATTCTATTATAGATTGGATAGAAATTAATAAATATAACGAAATACCATATTACCATTCCCAATGCTTAAAAATCTATGAAACTAGAGAAAAATCAATAGAAACTAGTAGAATGAAACTAAAAATAAATGAATTAAAGAATGAAATTTTCTCATTAACCAAATTGATGCGAGCTTTTGATGAAATTGACGGTATTCAAGACACTGCAACTAATATATTGAAGACATTTAATAATGTAGATTTTCAGTATTTAAAACTTGACTTGCTTTTATGGAGCAATGATGAATTAGAAATTTTAGCAAAAGTCTTTTCAAGAGGAGACGTTAATGGAAATTTAATAGATGACAATTATTTTTTCGGTTATTTATTTGTTCTATTGCCAATCTCTATTTCAACTATATTATTAGAAGATATGTTTTACTTTTTTGAAAACCAAAAAATAGATTGTGGATTACTTCAACAAATGAAAAATAAACTGAACGAACTAATAGCCAAAAAATATATTGAAAGTGACATTTACGAATATTGGACAAAAAAAATCATTGAAAAACAAAAAACCTGTTGCTAATAAGGATTTGCTAAAATCTCTAGCTTCGGCAAACTTCAAAACGTTCTGCAAGAATTTTATATCAAGAACTTAATGATAAATAACTTCTCGATACGCTGCGCTACTCGAAGTGACGAAAAAAACAATCACATAAACTTATTCAAATATTTGAATACAAAAACTATATTCTTACCTTTGAGCTTTGAATAAAATACTATGAATACACAGGTTTTAGATTTTTGGGTAGGAAATTTCAGAACGGAGGAAGATTTTTTCCAGTTTGTAGAGGAAGATGAGAATTACTACATCGAAGAAGAATCTGATGATACTTATATTTCAAAATTTGCAGAATCACAGGACACCGTTTGGTTTGATCAGGATTTAATGGAATACGGGTTTGAGCAAAGTATTCAGCATTTTTCTGAATACTCTTTTGCCGACCAGTGGCTTCCCGTTTTATACAACAGATTGAATGAAATGAATCTTAAATTTGATATCAATTCTTTGGTTTTTGTAAGCCAAGGACAAATTCCACAACCAAAATCTATTGAAAATGATGATTTTTCTTTGGTTTATGTGGGCGGAATTGAGTTTGAGTATTAAATTTCATTACCTTTGATAGTATCAAATGATACTATCAATCTATGAAACCGCCTTATCAAATAACTTCACAAATTTTAAATTCAATTTCAAGTATATCACAAAAGATAGGCGAAGTTAATGCTAGTTATTTAATTAAAAACAATCCTCAACTAAGGAAGCAAAATCAAATTAAAACAATTCATTCCTCATTAAGTATTGAAGGAAATACGCTTTCGGAAGATCAAATCACAGCCATTTTAGAAAATAAAAGAGTTTTAGGTCCTGAAAAAGACATCAATGAAGTTTTAAATGCTTTAAAAATCTATCAAGAATTAAGCAAGCTAAAATATAATCAAGAAAAAGATTATTTAAAAGCTCACAAAACTCTAATGATTGGGCTCGTTGAAAATCCTGGAAAATACAGAACTAAGGGAGTTGGTATTGTAAAAGGTTCAAAAGTTGAACACATTGCTCCTCCTTCAGAAAACGTACCTTATTTAATGAAGGAACTTTTTTCTTATTTAAAAGATAATTCAGAATTAAGCTTGATAAAAAGCTGCGTATTTCATTATGAAATGGAATTTATTCATCCTTTTATGGATGGAAACGGCAGAATGGGAAGACTTTGGCAGACTTTAATTTTAATGAATGAGTTTCCTGTATTTGAGTTTCTGCCTTTTGAGACATTAATCTCTAAAAATCAATCTCAATATTATCAAGCACTTTCTCGATCGGATAAAGAAGGTCATTCAACAAAATTCATTGAATATATGTTGGGAATCATTGATAAATCACTATCAGAACTTTTAACAAATTCTATTCAAAAACTTACTCAAGATGATCGAATTTCGATTTTTTTAGAAAAAACAAAGGAAGAGTTTTCCCGAAAAGATTATATGAAGAAGTTTTCAGAAATTTCTTCTGCTACCGCAAGTCGTGATTTGAAACTAGCTTTTGAAAAAGGATTAATTGAGAAATTTGGTGATAAAAATTTAAGTATTTATAGAAAACTATAAAAAAACTTCTGCCTTTCGACAGAAGTTTTTATGTGTTTTTTAATGCGCTTCCAGCCAATTCTTTCCTACTCCAACCTCAACCAATAACGGAACTTGTGTTTCAATCGCACTTTCCATTTCTGTTTTAATGATATTTGTAGCCACTTCTACCTCATCGATAGGAGATTCGAAAACCAATTCGTCATGTACCTGAAGAAGCATTTTTGTATGTAATTTCTCCTTTTCTAATTCTTTTTGAATTTTAATCATTGCCACTTTCACAACATCAGCCGCACTCCCCTGAATAGGAGCATTAACAGCATTTCTTTCGGCATGAGCCCGCACCACAAAATTTCCCGAATTGATGTCCTTCAAGTGACGTTTTCTCCCTAAAATCGTTTCTACATAACCAATATCACGAGCTTTATTAACCTGTTCAGCCATATATTTTTTAAGCTTTGGATAGGTTTCAAAATAGGCTTCAATCATTTGTTTCGCTTCCGATCTCGACATTCCAGTTTGTTCGGCTAAAGCAAAAGCTCCCTGTCCGTAAATAATACCGAAGTTTACCGTTTTTGCCTGACTTCTCTGCGTTTTTGAAACTTCTTCCAATGGAATTTTAAATAATTTCGCAGCGGTTGAAGCGTGAATATCTTCGCCGTCCTGAAATGCTTTAATCATATTGTCTTCACCGGAAATTTCAGCAATTAAACGCAATTCGATCTGAGAATAATCGGCAGAAATAATCTTCTTGCCTTCTCCTGAAACAAACGCTCCACGGATTTGCTGACCTCTCAATGTACGAATCGGAATATTTTGCAAATTCGGATTTACGCTCGCCAAACGACCTGTTGCAGCCGTTGTTTGAGAGAAATTGGTATGAACTCGATTATCCTCCTTATCAATCTGTGATGGCAATGCATCAACATAAGTCGATTTCAGTTTCTGATAGGTTCTGTACTCTAAAATATGCTGAATAATCTCGTGCTTTGAAGATAATTTCTGTAAAATATCTTCCGAGGTTGCGTATTGTCCGGTTTTTGTTTTTTTAGCTTTCGGGTCGAGCTGCATTTTTTCAAATAAAACCTCTCCCAATTGTCGTGGTGAATTCATATTAAATTCTTCACCCGAAATTTCAAATATTTTAGCTTCTAATTGTCTTAAATCGTTCTCAAGATCGATACTTTCCTGAGCCAGCCATTTTTCGTCTAAAGAAATTCCTTCCAATTCCATTTTAGCCAAAACTTCCATTAATGGCATTTCGATATTGAAGAAAAGATCTTCTAAATTTTCTTTCTTTAGTTGAGGCGCAAACAATTCATACAATTGAAAAGTAATGTCTGCATC is drawn from Chryseobacterium muglaense and contains these coding sequences:
- a CDS encoding GLPGLI family protein, with the translated sequence MKKVAFIIILSITSFVQGQTNRFFYEAKFKEDSTQTEHQKVFMVLDINPDETKYYDNTFLEKDSINKANGSQNTNWTSQIPVTRKKNSNKNINYTFIDDQLYSYPTEDLIQWKLSDKTKKYLHFDLQQATANFGGRKWTAWFTKEIPLSEGPYKFTGLPGLIVLLEDDLNQYGFALVKSKKLEKTYDTSNFLEARYGNKPLPISEKMYLKKALEYYNDPLQEIRTDMKNGTVKSYEDGGKHYTKPEELVPLIREEQEYIRQNNNPIELNKAIKYPVK
- a CDS encoding YdeI/OmpD-associated family protein, encoding MQPTFFPTPQDFRDWLDKNHKTEQELLVGFYKVGTKKPSITWSESVDQALCFGWIDGVRKSIDEESYSIRFTPRKPTSIWSVVNIKKIEELTKAGLMQEAGLEAFKLRKEEKSGIYSHEKEPAKLTSEYENQFRANKKAWEFFEKQAPSYKKVMIHWIMSAKQKKTQLSRLEKVISESENERRIS
- a CDS encoding DUF4256 domain-containing protein, whose translation is MPQKKQLSEKETIELLDVLQQRFEKNKSRHENLDWTKIEAKLNSNPSKLWSLYQMENSGGEPDVVDYDEKNDEYIFFDCSAESPKGRRSFCYDREALDARKEHKPQNDVITAAKEMGVELLSEEQYRYLQSLGKFDLKTSSWIKTPKDIRELGGALFCDRRYNTVFVYHNGAESYYAARAFRGVLKV
- a CDS encoding immunity 22 family protein — translated: MNTQVLDFWVGNFRTEEDFFQFVEEDENYYIEEESDDTYISKFAESQDTVWFDQDLMEYGFEQSIQHFSEYSFADQWLPVLYNRLNEMNLKFDINSLVFVSQGQIPQPKSIENDDFSLVYVGGIEFEY
- a CDS encoding Fic family protein — protein: MKPPYQITSQILNSISSISQKIGEVNASYLIKNNPQLRKQNQIKTIHSSLSIEGNTLSEDQITAILENKRVLGPEKDINEVLNALKIYQELSKLKYNQEKDYLKAHKTLMIGLVENPGKYRTKGVGIVKGSKVEHIAPPSENVPYLMKELFSYLKDNSELSLIKSCVFHYEMEFIHPFMDGNGRMGRLWQTLILMNEFPVFEFLPFETLISKNQSQYYQALSRSDKEGHSTKFIEYMLGIIDKSLSELLTNSIQKLTQDDRISIFLEKTKEEFSRKDYMKKFSEISSATASRDLKLAFEKGLIEKFGDKNLSIYRKL